One Olsenella sp. oral taxon 807 DNA segment encodes these proteins:
- a CDS encoding nucleoid-associated protein, whose product MLDALSVNESYGDMPMMHIDHAILHAFDFEGGSDYPSERELDLGSRSVKSYVQRSLRKLIASPESRHGELSDQSSFGAALKAYVRGDSVSFIELSQQLARFMWEELRRCDDLEQCDLLVADFTDTGDMGRRADGASKEQGATTVATATPSRDAEDLSERFLAAALLPRRQAFVHELGLDDAGVASNDILRQDSTLPSPTQRIDSYLLVNLKTGSVDFHDKERRQAGSALQLISDRLLTCSAQASTREVVQAIGRIVEEVADGHGMSSAQAVAQAKRVVTSSAERDEPLLPSEVGRQVFTERPELAERYEQAVRDEQLPEEIPVRRSAANRLAKSHRIRTDTGIEISFPSEYAADDTYIEFMADAQGRVSILIKNVGSIENR is encoded by the coding sequence ATGCTAGATGCCCTGTCGGTGAACGAGAGCTACGGTGATATGCCCATGATGCACATAGATCATGCCATTCTGCACGCCTTCGACTTCGAGGGAGGGTCGGACTATCCGAGCGAGCGCGAGCTCGATCTGGGTAGTCGCAGCGTGAAGTCATACGTCCAGCGCAGCCTGCGCAAGCTCATCGCGTCTCCAGAGAGTCGCCATGGCGAGCTCTCGGACCAGAGTTCGTTTGGCGCTGCCCTCAAGGCCTACGTACGGGGGGATTCTGTCAGCTTCATAGAGCTCTCTCAGCAGCTGGCGCGCTTCATGTGGGAGGAACTCAGACGCTGCGATGACCTTGAGCAGTGTGACCTGCTCGTAGCGGACTTCACGGACACGGGCGACATGGGAAGGCGCGCTGATGGTGCGAGCAAAGAGCAGGGCGCGACGACTGTGGCCACCGCAACCCCGTCGAGGGACGCCGAGGATCTCTCGGAGCGCTTTCTTGCGGCGGCGCTGTTGCCTCGCAGGCAGGCCTTCGTGCATGAGCTGGGTCTCGACGATGCGGGTGTTGCCTCCAATGACATCCTGCGCCAAGACTCGACTCTACCCAGTCCCACGCAGAGGATTGACTCGTATCTGCTGGTGAATCTTAAGACAGGCAGCGTAGACTTCCATGACAAGGAGCGCAGGCAGGCAGGAAGTGCGCTGCAGCTCATCTCTGATCGCCTTTTAACCTGCAGCGCACAGGCCTCTACCAGGGAGGTTGTACAGGCGATAGGGCGCATCGTGGAAGAGGTCGCCGATGGGCACGGCATGAGTTCGGCCCAAGCCGTGGCGCAGGCCAAGCGTGTGGTCACATCGAGCGCCGAGCGGGATGAGCCTCTCTTGCCCTCAGAGGTAGGAAGGCAGGTGTTTACAGAGAGGCCCGAGCTCGCCGAACGCTACGAACAGGCCGTCCGCGACGAGCAACTGCCCGAGGAGATCCCCGTACGTCGCTCTGCGGCGAACCGGCTTGCCAAGAGCCATAGGATCAGGACAGACACGGGTATCGAGATCAGCTTTCCGAGCGAGTATGCGGCCGATGACACCTACATCGAGTTCATGGCCGATGCGCAGGGCAGGGTGTCGATCCTGATCAAGAATGTGGGCAGCATCGAGAACAGGTAG
- a CDS encoding alpha-amylase → MLQGFSWHLPADGKHWERLRKNAKAFAAVGITSIWLPPAYKGQAGKDDVGYGVYDTYDLGEFDQKGSVPTKYGTKKEYLAAIRALKKAGIQVLADIVLNHRMGADESEQVQAVEVDPANRNEDSSEEQTITAWTRFTFPGRNGTYSDFVWDHSCFHGCDYDVATGRNAIFRFADKRWDPNVTRERGNYDYLMGDDVDVTYQPVFDELVRWGQWYTSACNIDGYRLDAVKHIERNFYRDWLARMREDSGKELFTVGEYWSSDVEELTAYLGEDKPMSLFDVPLHYKLYQASCSNGDMDLSTLFENTLVIADPTHTVTFVENHDTQPGQALQSFVEPWFKPSAYACILLREAGYPCVFYGDLYGMPNGGNIPAVAELPLLMEIRRRFAYGEQRDFLSSPDVIGWTRAGDAEHDASGVAAILTDRSESQLTMEVGNEHAGETWRCVIGEEDDVSIADDGTAVFKVSAGKLSVYLPETAIKTLNCDSRALHRAQARAIDPSPAA, encoded by the coding sequence ATGCTTCAGGGATTTTCCTGGCACCTACCTGCTGACGGTAAGCATTGGGAGCGCCTACGTAAGAACGCCAAGGCCTTTGCGGCCGTCGGCATCACTAGTATCTGGCTCCCGCCCGCCTACAAGGGCCAAGCCGGTAAGGATGATGTGGGATACGGCGTCTACGACACCTACGACCTCGGAGAGTTTGACCAAAAAGGTAGCGTTCCCACTAAGTATGGGACCAAGAAGGAGTACCTGGCCGCCATACGGGCGCTCAAGAAGGCAGGTATCCAGGTACTTGCCGACATCGTCTTGAACCATCGCATGGGCGCGGACGAGTCCGAACAGGTTCAGGCTGTCGAGGTCGACCCCGCCAATCGCAATGAGGACAGCTCCGAGGAGCAAACCATCACCGCCTGGACGCGCTTCACCTTCCCGGGGCGCAACGGCACCTACTCCGACTTCGTCTGGGACCACAGCTGCTTTCACGGCTGCGACTACGACGTCGCCACAGGTCGCAACGCCATCTTTCGCTTCGCCGACAAGCGCTGGGACCCCAATGTCACGCGCGAGCGGGGAAACTACGACTACCTCATGGGCGACGACGTGGACGTGACCTATCAACCTGTCTTCGACGAGCTCGTACGCTGGGGCCAGTGGTATACCTCGGCCTGCAACATCGACGGTTACAGGCTGGACGCCGTGAAGCACATAGAGCGTAACTTCTACCGCGATTGGCTTGCCCGGATGCGTGAGGATAGCGGCAAAGAGCTCTTTACCGTCGGTGAGTACTGGTCAAGCGATGTGGAGGAGCTCACGGCCTATCTTGGTGAGGACAAGCCCATGAGCCTCTTTGACGTACCGCTCCACTACAAGCTCTACCAAGCGTCCTGCTCAAACGGCGACATGGACCTCTCGACGCTCTTCGAGAACACGCTCGTCATCGCCGACCCAACCCACACCGTGACCTTCGTCGAGAACCACGACACCCAACCCGGCCAGGCCCTACAGTCCTTTGTCGAGCCTTGGTTCAAGCCGAGCGCCTATGCCTGCATCCTGCTTCGCGAGGCAGGCTATCCCTGCGTCTTCTACGGCGATCTCTATGGCATGCCTAACGGGGGCAACATACCCGCCGTCGCGGAGCTGCCGCTCCTGATGGAGATCCGCCGGCGCTTCGCATACGGCGAGCAGCGTGACTTCCTCTCGAGTCCCGACGTCATCGGCTGGACACGCGCAGGTGACGCCGAGCACGACGCAAGCGGCGTGGCGGCCATCCTCACCGATCGTAGCGAGTCACAGCTCACGATGGAAGTTGGCAACGAACATGCCGGCGAGACCTGGCGCTGCGTCATCGGCGAGGAGGATGACGTGTCCATTGCTGATGACGGTACGGCGGTCTTCAAGGTGAGTGCAGGCAAGCTCTCGGTCTATCTGCCCGAGACGGCCATCAAGACGCTCAACTGCGATAGCAGGGCACTGCACAGAGCGCAGGCACGCGCCATCGATCCCTCACCTGCGGCATAA
- a CDS encoding ABC transporter ATP-binding protein yields the protein MSKEKKGVRLEHISKIYQDPKTGKDFYAVRDATIDIGPGEFVTLLGPSGCGKTTILRMVAGFESPDEGEVYLGGEAINTLTPNKRDTAMVFQSYALLPHYNIFDNVAYGLRLRKMDKATIEQKVSHILELVGLEGMERRMTNQLSGGQQQRVALARALVIEPGVLLFDEPLSNLDAKLRVDMRSEIRRIQQEAGITAIYVTHDQSEAMALSDRIIVMKRGLVDQIGSPKEVYYHPQDEFVADFIGESNFLHGTLQSVSGNSGVALIEGQSVPVEGVNGRATGDEVTLVLRPESAHVGEVGVMPCEVTLSRFMGHYQDYQLRCGKHLVKVTEFNPKNRRSYEVGEQAFLSFAPDDVHVL from the coding sequence ATGTCCAAAGAGAAGAAGGGCGTTCGCCTGGAGCATATCTCGAAGATCTATCAGGACCCCAAGACCGGCAAGGACTTCTACGCTGTTCGTGACGCTACCATCGACATTGGACCGGGCGAGTTCGTGACGCTTCTGGGACCCTCCGGTTGCGGGAAGACCACCATCTTGCGTATGGTGGCGGGCTTCGAGAGCCCGGACGAGGGTGAGGTCTACTTGGGAGGGGAGGCCATCAACACACTCACGCCCAACAAGCGCGACACGGCCATGGTCTTTCAGAGCTACGCCCTGCTGCCACACTACAACATCTTTGACAATGTCGCCTACGGCCTCAGGCTGCGCAAGATGGACAAGGCGACCATCGAGCAGAAGGTGAGCCACATCTTGGAGCTCGTCGGCCTTGAGGGCATGGAGAGGCGCATGACCAACCAGCTTTCGGGGGGACAGCAGCAACGCGTCGCCCTCGCGCGTGCCTTGGTCATCGAGCCTGGCGTCCTGCTCTTCGACGAGCCCCTCTCGAACCTGGACGCCAAGTTGCGTGTGGACATGCGCAGTGAGATTCGCCGCATCCAACAGGAGGCTGGCATTACCGCCATCTACGTGACGCACGACCAGTCGGAGGCCATGGCCCTCTCGGATCGCATCATCGTAATGAAGAGGGGGCTCGTGGACCAGATTGGCAGTCCGAAGGAGGTCTACTACCACCCCCAAGACGAGTTCGTGGCTGACTTCATCGGTGAGTCCAACTTCCTGCACGGGACCCTTCAGAGCGTGTCTGGTAACTCTGGCGTCGCGCTCATCGAGGGGCAGAGCGTGCCTGTCGAGGGCGTCAACGGCAGGGCGACCGGTGATGAGGTGACGCTCGTGCTGCGTCCCGAGTCCGCGCATGTCGGTGAGGTGGGCGTGATGCCCTGCGAGGTCACGCTCTCGCGCTTCATGGGCCACTACCAGGACTACCAGCTGCGCTGCGGAAAGCATCTGGTGAAGGTCACCGAGTTCAATCCTAAGAATAGGCGCAGCTACGAGGTGGGAGAGCAGGCCTTCCTCTCCTTCGCGCCAGACGACGTCCATGTGCTGTAG
- a CDS encoding ATP-binding cassette domain-containing protein, which yields MGSELLLPGPVRTLVALGGVIRSSRFVSTVGITALRITLGFLLGFSCAVVLGIVSHVSRTMHELVAPAVSTLKSVPVVCIIVLLLIWVGATSVSWIVVFLAIFPALYFSVVEGLENVDAKVAGMLERLRVSRPRRLLALGWPEALPYVRAASKNACGMAWKAGIAAEVVGTPAGSVGERIYQAKLLLETSDVFAWTIIVVLAAFLCERAFLAVLELTGPLSLRASVMGLGRRRTRDAAGIPQDGRIELDDVTLGYEGTVVAEHVSLQLGMRSRVLLDDASGAGKTTLLRTVLGELSPLGGCVRACERISAVWQEVRLIEGLDAIDNVLLVAGATIDRGKARALLVELLPKGLLHLPVRQLSGGQRRRVELARALAYRSEAVLLDEPFASLDESSHRRAAGFVLRHLGGRPLLVASHLPEDVKLLGAKVFSLGQPHAVSEGAGA from the coding sequence ATGGGCAGCGAGCTTTTGCTGCCTGGGCCTGTGCGTACGCTGGTGGCGCTCGGCGGGGTCATCCGTTCCTCGCGCTTTGTGTCGACCGTCGGTATCACGGCGCTCAGGATCACCCTCGGATTTCTGCTCGGCTTTTCCTGCGCTGTTGTGCTGGGTATTGTCTCTCACGTATCGCGGACTATGCACGAGCTTGTCGCACCCGCCGTATCGACGCTCAAGAGCGTTCCCGTCGTCTGCATCATCGTGCTTCTGCTCATCTGGGTGGGAGCTACTTCCGTCTCGTGGATCGTGGTGTTCTTGGCGATCTTTCCCGCCCTCTACTTCTCGGTGGTCGAGGGACTCGAAAACGTTGATGCCAAGGTGGCAGGGATGCTCGAGCGCCTTCGCGTGAGCCGTCCAAGACGTCTTTTGGCGCTCGGGTGGCCCGAGGCGCTCCCGTACGTACGCGCTGCCTCCAAGAACGCCTGCGGTATGGCGTGGAAGGCAGGTATTGCCGCCGAGGTTGTGGGAACGCCCGCAGGAAGCGTTGGGGAGAGGATCTACCAGGCCAAGCTCCTGCTTGAGACCAGCGACGTCTTTGCTTGGACTATCATCGTGGTGCTTGCGGCGTTTCTCTGCGAGCGAGCGTTTCTCGCTGTGCTGGAACTGACAGGACCCCTGTCGCTTCGCGCGAGTGTCATGGGATTGGGGCGACGTCGGACGCGCGACGCAGCTGGTATCCCACAGGACGGACGTATAGAGCTGGATGACGTGACACTCGGCTACGAGGGCACCGTCGTCGCCGAGCATGTGAGCCTGCAGCTTGGCATGAGGTCACGGGTGCTTCTGGACGATGCCTCGGGGGCAGGTAAGACGACCCTGCTTCGCACCGTCCTCGGCGAGCTCTCGCCTCTTGGGGGATGCGTGCGGGCCTGCGAGCGGATATCCGCCGTCTGGCAGGAGGTGCGCCTGATCGAGGGGCTCGACGCCATCGACAACGTGCTCCTTGTCGCGGGGGCTACGATCGATCGCGGCAAGGCTCGGGCCCTTCTGGTTGAGCTTCTGCCCAAGGGCCTGCTCCACCTGCCTGTCCGGCAGCTCTCGGGAGGCCAGCGACGCCGTGTTGAGCTCGCACGCGCCTTGGCATATCGCTCTGAGGCCGTGCTCTTGGATGAGCCCTTCGCCTCACTTGACGAGAGCTCCCACAGGCGAGCGGCGGGCTTCGTCCTGAGGCATCTTGGCGGGAGGCCGCTGCTCGTGGCGTCGCATCTGCCAGAGGACGTAAAGCTGCTCGGTGCCAAGGTGTTCTCGCTGGGTCAACCACACGCCGTGTCGGAGGGCGCCGGGGCTTGA
- a CDS encoding iron ABC transporter permease: protein MAKSQGARLDRSKLLADPILVATIVVLIAFLTLFILYPLAILMVDSVVGEHGPTLDVFARVLAMPTFDTAITNTLSLGLFVGVAAALIGLLFAYVEEYVQLKSRLMSGLFKLVSLLPVVSPPFVLSLSVIMLFGKAGIITRHMLGIYDNNVYGFWGIALVQTMTFFPVCYMMFKGLLKNIDPSLEEAARDMGASRWKVFTSVTLPLVLPGIGNAFLVTFIESIADFANPMLIGGSFDTLATSIYLQITGAYDKQGAAAMAVVLLLITLAMFVVQKYVLEARATATLTGKASRARMLITDNSVRIPLSVLCAAVALFVVLMYICVPFGALFKTWGYDFTLTTKWFQQMFTMHHGFQAFRDSFLLSLIAAPITALLSMVISYLVVKRRFRSRGFIEAVSMLAMAVPGTVLGVGYIRGFSGGIFHTGVLQGLYGTAAILIIVFIVRSLPTGTRSGISALRQIDKSIEESAYDMGANSLQVFMTVTLPLIKDSFLSGLVTSFVRSITAISAIILLVTPQFLLITVQINEFAEKGAYGVACAFATVLICITYGAVALMNLAIRRFGTSARLESANEEA, encoded by the coding sequence GTGGCAAAGAGCCAAGGGGCGCGGCTTGATCGCAGCAAGCTGCTGGCCGACCCCATACTGGTGGCGACGATCGTGGTTTTGATCGCCTTCCTCACGCTGTTCATCCTCTATCCGCTCGCCATACTCATGGTGGACAGCGTCGTGGGCGAGCATGGTCCCACGCTCGACGTATTCGCTCGTGTGCTGGCCATGCCGACCTTTGACACGGCTATCACAAACACGCTGTCCTTAGGGCTGTTCGTGGGCGTGGCCGCCGCCCTCATCGGTCTGCTCTTCGCCTATGTTGAGGAGTACGTGCAGCTCAAGAGTCGCCTCATGAGTGGGCTTTTCAAGCTGGTCTCCCTGCTTCCGGTGGTCTCGCCGCCCTTCGTGCTGTCACTTTCGGTCATCATGCTCTTTGGCAAGGCAGGCATCATCACCCGTCATATGTTGGGTATCTACGACAACAACGTATACGGCTTCTGGGGCATAGCGCTTGTGCAGACGATGACCTTCTTCCCGGTGTGCTACATGATGTTCAAGGGCCTCCTGAAGAACATCGACCCCTCGCTCGAGGAGGCCGCGCGCGACATGGGTGCGTCGCGCTGGAAGGTGTTCACCTCCGTCACGCTGCCGCTCGTCCTGCCGGGCATTGGCAACGCCTTCCTCGTGACCTTTATCGAGTCCATCGCCGACTTTGCCAATCCCATGCTCATAGGTGGCTCCTTCGACACGCTGGCGACCTCCATTTACCTGCAGATCACCGGCGCCTATGACAAGCAGGGAGCTGCCGCGATGGCCGTGGTGCTCCTTCTCATCACGCTGGCGATGTTTGTCGTCCAAAAGTACGTGCTCGAGGCCCGCGCGACGGCGACGCTCACGGGCAAGGCGAGTCGTGCGCGCATGCTCATCACCGACAACTCCGTACGCATCCCGCTCTCGGTCCTCTGTGCCGCAGTTGCGCTGTTCGTCGTGCTCATGTACATATGCGTGCCCTTCGGCGCGCTGTTCAAGACCTGGGGCTACGACTTCACGCTCACGACCAAGTGGTTCCAGCAGATGTTCACCATGCACCACGGCTTCCAGGCGTTTCGTGATTCCTTCCTGCTCTCTCTCATTGCCGCACCCATTACGGCGCTGCTCTCCATGGTTATCTCATACCTCGTGGTCAAGCGCAGATTCCGTTCCCGCGGCTTCATCGAGGCCGTGTCGATGCTGGCCATGGCGGTTCCCGGAACCGTCTTGGGCGTGGGCTACATCAGGGGCTTCTCGGGAGGTATCTTCCATACGGGCGTTCTTCAGGGGCTCTACGGTACCGCTGCCATCCTGATCATCGTGTTCATCGTGAGGTCGCTGCCCACGGGCACGCGCTCGGGCATATCTGCCCTGCGCCAGATAGACAAGTCCATCGAGGAGTCCGCCTATGACATGGGCGCCAATTCCTTGCAGGTCTTCATGACCGTCACGCTGCCGCTCATCAAGGACTCGTTCCTCTCTGGCCTCGTGACCTCGTTCGTGCGCTCGATCACCGCTATCTCGGCGATCATCCTGCTTGTGACCCCACAGTTTTTGCTCATCACGGTACAGATCAACGAGTTCGCCGAGAAGGGCGCCTACGGCGTCGCGTGCGCCTTCGCGACGGTCCTCATCTGCATCACCTATGGTGCCGTGGCCCTTATGAACCTTGCCATCAGGCGCTTTGGCACAAGTGCGAGGCTTGAGTCCGCCAACGAGGAGGCATAG
- a CDS encoding ABC transporter substrate-binding protein, producing MTARNARFLTRREAVGASLGLALSLGLAACSGQQGTPQSSGGSADQSGSDGKDKATTIKVASLKGPTSIGIASLMDKANKGETQNHYDFKVASSPDEVIPEVAKGGFDIALVPSNSAAVLYNKTDAGVSVIDINTLGVLFVVTANADIREFADLSGHTVYLSGKGASPEYTMRKLLDKAGIASSVTLEYKSEHAEVVSMLMGDESAIGILPQPFVTVATTKNAKLKASIDLTELWGRLNDDGSKLVQGVTIVQRSFLNEHPDAVQSFIREHADSVQAANTDPKAVAPLVVSAGILDSEEVVERAIPGCHLVCITGDEMKAALHGYLQVLFDADAASVGGVLPADDFYHIG from the coding sequence ATGACAGCGAGAAACGCACGTTTTCTGACCAGGCGCGAGGCAGTGGGAGCGTCGCTCGGCCTTGCCCTATCGCTCGGGCTTGCGGCATGCTCGGGCCAGCAGGGTACACCCCAATCATCGGGGGGTTCGGCCGACCAGTCGGGTTCTGATGGGAAGGATAAGGCCACCACCATCAAGGTCGCCTCGCTCAAGGGTCCGACGTCTATCGGCATCGCCTCGCTCATGGACAAGGCCAACAAGGGCGAGACGCAGAACCACTACGACTTCAAGGTCGCAAGCTCGCCCGACGAGGTTATCCCCGAGGTTGCCAAGGGTGGCTTTGACATCGCGCTCGTCCCGTCCAACTCGGCGGCCGTCCTCTACAACAAGACCGACGCCGGCGTCTCGGTCATCGACATCAACACCCTCGGCGTCCTCTTTGTCGTCACGGCTAATGCCGACATCAGGGAGTTTGCCGACCTATCGGGCCATACCGTCTACCTCTCCGGCAAAGGTGCGAGTCCCGAGTACACCATGAGGAAGCTGCTCGACAAGGCAGGCATCGCCTCGTCCGTGACGTTGGAGTACAAGAGCGAGCATGCCGAGGTAGTGAGCATGCTCATGGGCGACGAGAGCGCGATCGGCATTCTTCCCCAACCCTTCGTGACCGTGGCCACGACCAAGAATGCCAAGCTCAAGGCATCCATCGATCTCACTGAGCTGTGGGGCAGGCTCAACGATGATGGGTCAAAGCTCGTCCAAGGCGTGACCATCGTGCAGAGGTCCTTCCTCAACGAGCATCCCGACGCCGTCCAAAGCTTTATCCGGGAGCATGCCGACTCCGTCCAAGCGGCGAACACCGACCCCAAGGCCGTGGCCCCGCTCGTGGTCTCGGCAGGTATCCTCGACAGCGAGGAGGTGGTCGAGAGAGCCATCCCAGGCTGTCACCTGGTCTGCATCACGGGAGACGAGATGAAGGCCGCCCTGCACGGCTACCTACAGGTGCTCTTTGACGCGGATGCGGCTTCCGTGGGCGGGGTGTTGCCCGCAGATGACTTCTACCACATAGGCTAG
- a CDS encoding GNAT family N-acetyltransferase, producing the protein MPSEPCQIRHRPFRDGDFDAVTDLCVRAWYGGVEGIYDRIVFGRVMTVGALRRSGVARVAVTDERVVGACFGGIYPNERLVVNEEWDQRFKDTMVVARKRAKLGGIRIEERLFSKLRMYTVADVFISRGYATAQSEFNLLVVHPQFAGRGIGKRLFDDALGIFARAGAQGCFAVVDDDFDLNFLKAQGLGIIEMRHGASGDSGKRTVSLLARRL; encoded by the coding sequence ATGCCCTCCGAGCCCTGCCAGATACGTCATCGTCCCTTCAGGGATGGCGATTTCGACGCGGTGACCGATCTTTGCGTCCGCGCCTGGTATGGGGGTGTCGAGGGCATATACGATCGCATCGTCTTTGGTCGCGTCATGACGGTCGGCGCCTTGCGACGCTCTGGGGTAGCCCGCGTCGCCGTCACGGACGAGAGGGTCGTGGGTGCCTGCTTCGGGGGCATTTATCCGAACGAGAGGCTCGTGGTAAACGAGGAGTGGGATCAACGCTTCAAGGACACCATGGTGGTCGCTCGCAAGCGTGCCAAACTCGGAGGCATCAGGATTGAGGAACGACTGTTCAGCAAGCTGCGCATGTATACAGTTGCGGACGTGTTCATCTCGCGTGGGTACGCTACCGCGCAGTCCGAGTTCAATCTACTTGTCGTCCACCCGCAGTTCGCGGGGAGGGGCATCGGGAAGAGACTCTTTGACGACGCACTCGGCATCTTTGCGAGAGCTGGTGCCCAGGGTTGCTTTGCTGTTGTTGATGATGACTTTGACCTTAACTTTCTTAAGGCTCAGGGCCTCGGCATCATCGAGATGCGCCATGGCGCATCAGGTGATTCGGGCAAGAGAACCGTCTCGCTCCTTGCACGGCGACTGTGA
- a CDS encoding ADP-ribosylglycohydrolase family protein: MSDAVAPPAIDTTRPRELRDAVLGEAVGDALGVPFEFRERDSFECTGMTGGGSHAQPAGTWSDDSAMMLATCDSIKTCGRVDVDDMRLRFEAWLRMGSYAIDGVFDVGCTTSSALQAGHGMKGEWDNGNGSLMRIAPLAFCDATDDEVRDVSGITHAHHVSYETCVEFVHVLREAIADPVALHARLVAEHGETPRRRIRSGGFVRDTYEAALWCVGTTQSYRDCVLAAVNLGDDTDTTAAVAGALAGTIYGATSIPEEWLDVLRGTEIIESCLF; encoded by the coding sequence GTGTCAGACGCAGTCGCCCCACCCGCCATCGATACCACACGCCCGCGCGAGCTCAGAGACGCCGTTCTTGGTGAGGCGGTGGGAGATGCGCTTGGCGTGCCCTTTGAGTTTCGCGAGCGCGATAGCTTCGAGTGCACGGGCATGACTGGCGGAGGCTCCCATGCACAACCGGCGGGCACTTGGTCGGATGACAGCGCGATGATGCTCGCGACCTGCGACTCCATCAAGACCTGCGGTCGCGTTGACGTGGATGACATGCGCCTGCGCTTCGAGGCGTGGCTTCGCATGGGATCTTACGCCATCGACGGCGTCTTCGATGTGGGGTGCACCACCTCGAGCGCACTTCAGGCCGGTCATGGCATGAAGGGGGAGTGGGACAACGGAAACGGCTCGCTCATGCGCATAGCTCCGCTCGCCTTCTGCGATGCCACCGACGACGAGGTGCGAGACGTCAGCGGCATCACGCATGCTCACCACGTGAGCTACGAGACCTGTGTCGAGTTCGTGCACGTGCTACGCGAGGCTATCGCCGATCCCGTCGCCCTGCACGCACGTCTTGTCGCCGAGCATGGCGAGACGCCCCGCAGGCGCATTCGCTCGGGCGGTTTCGTGCGCGACACCTATGAGGCAGCTCTTTGGTGCGTGGGTACGACGCAGAGCTATCGCGACTGCGTCCTTGCCGCCGTGAACCTCGGCGATGACACGGACACGACGGCTGCGGTGGCTGGTGCCCTTGCCGGTACGATCTACGGGGCGACCTCTATCCCCGAAGAGTGGTTGGACGTCTTGCGCGGCACAGAGATCATCGAGTCTTGCCTGTTCTAG